Part of the Vulpes vulpes isolate BD-2025 chromosome 13, VulVul3, whole genome shotgun sequence genome, CACCCCAAATATTGCCCCGAATGTCCTGTGCACACTGGGACACACTTCCATTCCAGCCTTACCTCGAGGActgtggggtggggacaggcgGCCGCCCCCTTCCTCCTCGCTGCCGGTATCAGGGTCGCTGCTGTCCTGCAGCCGCTCCTCGGGGCTGCCCAGCTCCTGCCTCTCTCGGTCCTCAAAGGGTCGATGGACAGAGCGAATGGTCACAGACAAATCCAGACGGTCGTGGCCTCGGCTGGGCTGTGACGGGCCGGCAGGAAAGGCAGCAGGCCAGGGAGTGAGCTCGGCCGGGGGGTCAGGGGGAGGCTGCAGGGGTGGTGGCCCCCGGCCTGTAGCACCACCGATGGCTCTCTGCACCCAAcctcctctcccatctctccAACCACAGCTTCAGGCTTTAGGTGCAAACCCCAGATTccccctgggctgtgtcccagacCCTCGCACCCACTGAGGTCAGCCCTCCTGAAGCCTCCTTACCTGTGGAGGGGTGAAGCTCAGGTACAGAGCATCGCCTGCAGGGAGGCTGCGCCGCCGAGGGTCCAAGGGCCTGCGGGCCCAGGGGGCCTCCGCCGGGGGCGGCTCACTCTGCCCCAAGATGGCTAGCTGCCTGCGGGCCTCCTCCGCCTCCCTCTCCAGCAGGGCCCGGGCCTGTTCACTCTCGCGGAGCCGGGCCTCCAGGTTGCCCGCCTCCGTGGCGCGCTCCTCGCCCAGCCGCCGGCAGCGCCGCAGCTCCTCCTGCAGCAGAGCATGTTGCCGCTGCAGGAGTGCCAGCTCGGTGGCCTGCTTGTCGGGTGCCACTGGGGCGGGCCCCACTCGGCCAGCCTCTCCATCCCTGGAGTTGGCTCGGGCCAGCTTCTCCCGCCGCTCAGGGCCCTCAGGGAACCGGGCTTCCATCAGGGTGTCCTGCTGGGCCACGGCCGCCTGCGGGTATAGGGGGCACAGACAAGCGTGTCAGGACCCATTTCCCTGACTCTTCACCCTCACCTCCCAAGACCTAGGTTCCAGGATGGCTCCGCCTGGGGAAAGGCCCGGAAGGCCGGTAAACGGGCAGCCCTGCTCTGGCTCCAATCTGCCAGCTCCAGCCCTGGGCCCACTGACCTGGAGGCCGTGGAGGAGTCCGTAGAGATTGACCAATCGCTGTAATGCTTCCTGCAGACAGAGGAGAGGGTAGGGGCAGAGCCCAGGCTTCAGGATGGGAGAGTTGCCCAGGAGGTGACCAAAGGCAGCCTCTTACACGTAGACACCCTTCCAAATGGGGCTCCCGTTTCTCAGACACAACACCCTCCCTTCAGCCTGCTCCACCCCAGGTCCCCACCTCACCTCCTGGGGGGCTCTCAACTGATTCCCATTGCGGTCCTGCAGAAAGAGGCAAGGATAGGGAATCACAGGTGCCTGGCCCCTGCAGCTCCGTGTCAGGGATCCCCAGGCTAGTTGCCCCTTCCAGCCCTCTCTTGAGTCCTGACACCTCCCAGGACCCACCTTCTGACTGGAGTCAGAGTCCGTTCTGCAGAGCTCAATGGAGCCATTGAAGTTTCTGGCCTCACCATCTGTGGAGAAGGAAAAGGCAGGGCTGAGCTCTGGTCCTCAGGGTCCCCCAAGGCAGTTGgcccctcccaccctctgccGTGGCCCCAGCCCAGGCACTCACTGGCTGTGACCCCAGGACTCGTGCTACCGCCACTGTCTGGGTCCACAAGCAAGGCCGGATCCCGCGGTGTCAGGAGCAGCTCTACTCCAGGCCCCACCAGGAGGTCTTTGAGGCCCTCCACTATAGGGAAGGGAGGAGGTCAGGGGATGGTGTCCAGGGGGGGCCCCTGTGCAGGTGCTGGGGCCTCATTCATGCCACCCCCCACAAGGCAGAGGTCACTGAAAGGCACCAAAGGGACAGCACAAATGTATGCAAGACTCATACAGTGACAGCGCCCATGCCTCATCTCTGCTCCCTACACCCCATACGCCAAGGCATTTATGGGTACTGGGGCTGGCACCCCCCCAGTCTGTGTGCTTCCAGGCCCGGCCTCATCCCCAGGGGCTCCCTTACCCTCACGGATGGCATCCTGCAGCAGCCGCTCACCACGAGGGCACTCCAAGGACTCGGAGCGGAAAAGACCCCTGGGTAGGGCGGGCAGGGCCACCCCGCCACTGTCCTCCTCCACTTGGAAATGGGTCATCTCAGCAAACAGTCCCACCTTCTCTCGCAGCAACTCCACCAACGCCTTGTCTTTCTGTTGCAGCTCCACTGGGGGTAAGGAACAGGTGAGCAcacagcagggggtggggggtggggggaccccccCCCAAGAGCCCACGGTGGAGGGTGGCCAGATGGCTTAGGGGCCACATGGGGCTGTGTGGTAGTACTTACTTCTGGAGTATTggcatttatgaaaaagaaaacacttttttggGGAAAAGTCATACATGCACTTTCCTTTTTATAAGTAAACTCCATGCCCACCGTGGGGCTCAGAGTCACAACCCTGaggatcaagagttgtgtgctccacCGAGAGAAGTGGcacctttgttttgtttgtttatttaaagattgtatttattcatgagagacacagagagaaagagaggcagagacactggcagagagagaagcaggctccatgcagggagcctgatgcaggacttgatcccaggactctgggccgaaggcaggccctaaaccgttGAGCCAAAGGGATCCCCGGCacctttgttttaaaacaaaactagatggggatccctgggtggcgcagcggtttggcgcctgcctttggcccagggcgcgatcctggagacccgggatcgaatcccacgtcgggctcccggtgcatggagcctgcttctccctctgcctgtgtctctgcctctctctgtgactcataaaaaaaaaaaaaaaaaaaccaattacttaaaaaataaataaataaaaaaataaaacaaaactagtaacgtctgggtggctcaggggttgagtgtctgccttgggctcaggtgtgatcccagtctggggattgagttccacatcaggctcccttcgaggagcctgcttctccctctgcctctctctgtgtgtctctaatgaataaataaaatttttttaaaaatgaaaataaaaacaaaactaaaacaatctGTGGCCGGGACTGCAGGTGCCCATCACTTTTCATTCTCCCATCTTCCTTAAATGTAGAATCCTCACAAATTTCATCTGGGCACCTGGCTGCCCATTTAAGACCGTattcccagggcagcccaggtggctcagcggtttagcaccaccttcagcccagggtgtgatcctggagacccaggattgagtcccacgtcgggctccctgcaagaagcctgcttctccctctgcctgtgtctctgcctctctctctaataaataaataataaaaaatatttatttataaaataataaatatttaaataataaatatttaaattttaaatatttatttataaataaataaaatcttttaaaaaaataaataaataaagtagccATCAACTGAGACCTCATATAATGCAACAGTCACCAGTAGATTCATGctctgttacattaaaaaaaaaaagaccatactTCCCAGCCCGACATGAGGCCAGACATTGTCATCGGACCAGACTGTGGTCAATGGACATGAGTGACTTTCTGGATCAGTCCTTAAAAGAAAGGGATATACAGACaggtgcctggccagctcagtccaCGGAacatgtgagtcttgatctcagggttgtgagttcgagccccaccttgagtgtagagattacttaaaaataaaatcttaaggggtgCCTTGCTGgtttagtcagtagagcatgcaagtcttggtctcagagtcatgagttcaagcccaacgTTGGACATAGAGctcacttaaaatatatatatatatataaatctttaaaaaaaaagattttatttatttattcatgggaaacagagagaggcagagagataggcagagaaagaagcaggctccatgtagggagcttgacgtgagactcaatcctgggtctccaggatcacactctcagctgaaggcagcactaaaccactgagccacccgggctgcccaaaataaaatcttaagaaaaaagaaaggggtaTAAACTCTCCCTGTTCCTTTCCACCTCCCTGCTAGCCAGGATACAGATGTGATAGCAGGAGCTAGAGTAGCCACTTTGGGCAGGTAAGTGGGGAATCTTTATGCTAAAGATGGCAGAGATGTACTGACACCATGTACTTCCCATTTGTGGACTAAAGAGAAATAATCTTCTATCTTGCTTAAGAAACTGATTTTTGTTGGTCTTTTTGTATAGCAGTTAGTTCACACtctaataaaagtaaaaaaaaagtagattaatgTCTCAACCCTGGTCTTCCTAGCTCCTTTTCAGGAGatactaaacacacacacacacacacacacacacacacacacacacacaccacatgtgACACAGACCTATCCCCATTATTTTTACACCAGAGGTAGCATACACTCTACATTGTTTTAAACCTTGCTCTTTTTACTCAACAATACATTCTGATTATGGATCTGCATTAGCCCTCATGAGCTTTTTAAACAGTTCCACAGTATTCCATCTCGTGGGTGTATTATAAATTACTTAACCAGCTCTGGGGGTTGACTCACTCTTGATTCGGCGCAGGTAAGCCTCGTCCTCTGTCTCAATCAGGGGGAAGTCCTCTCTGGATGGGCATCTAGAGGGGTAACAAGTAGGGTGGGGTTGATGGATCAGGAATCAACCTCCTTCCCGCAAACATGCTCTGTGCTTTCCTATAAGACTCTCTAGCCCCATGCCCTGGCTTCACTCCTGACCCCTATCATATTCTAGTGGACTATGCACCCTTCCATGGGCCACCTGCAAGGGTAGCACTATGCAGATGGGCACTACAGGCTTTGGCGTGAAGCAGACTGGCCCAAATCCTGGTCCTGCCATTTACCAGGTGGCAGCTTGTctatttctcatctgaaaaatgggtatgacatttttttctcttcactgtttttttttttttgttagaattaaataaatgtaacaatGCTTCAAACATGGCAGAAGCTCAATAAATCGATGACAAAGAATATGAATTATGATTTTCACAATTACAAATATTAATACTGTTCACAGAGAGGCCACCATGGATCCATTGTCAATGGAACAGGTATTTTGCACTGTTTTCCTACAACAGGCAATGTCATACTTTTGAATGAATTTCTGAAAAATCTGTCCAAAAGTCTAAgttgcagaaatataaaaaagtttACACATCACAGAGTGGAGAAAATCCAttctaaaagctaaaaaaaattacaaatatcctgactgagtttattttttttgcataatcttcaaaaatccattttgaatgttttatatgcattttttccttttttttttttttttttttttatcacaagaGACACATAGTCAATGGCCTCAAAGCTTATGCACATCCACAGAAGCTCAAAGTCCACTGCCTTGGCAGACTGAACAGTTTACTTCTTGTCTCAACTGGGTGGGGTTTGGCTCTAGTATCAATGCCTCATtccctctttcattcatttttagaaaataaaggtaaaatgcaATACAATCCAAATAATAGCCCACTGCCTCCAGACTGAGATGTTTCTGTGCCTGATACTGTCCTGTTGGCTGGCAGGCATGCCCCCATGTGACAGCTCAGGGTACCCCTCTGCTTGCCAGCTCAGGCTCCTGAAAGATGCTCGGGGTTGTCACGGTATGTCTGACCATCCAGGATACGATGGCCCTTGCCTCAGGACACTGTGCTtctcacccccagcctctgcttCTTGCTCTGAACCCCAGGCTCCTTCTCCGGAGCCTGCTGTGGCCTGGCTGCAGACTCCCTGAGgccatacacacactcacacgcgcACACTCTGCTGAATGACCCGGATCCAGGTGCTCCGGTCATCCCGAGATGCGGTGTGGACCTCATACATCTCAGGGGGCGCCGCACTGATCAGAAACATCCCTTTCTCCTGGTTGGCGATGTCCCGTACAATCAGATTCTGCAGTGATACCACTGAGGGCTTGTCCTGCAAGTCAGAATGGAAGGACTCAGCCTGGGAACCTGACCCTGGGATCTCAGGGTCTTCAGTCTTGCCAGAGTACCTGAAGGACTGAAGAGCCAGCCAGCAATATAAATTTAGAGTCCCTGGTTTTGGTGCAGCCAGAGGGGACTTAGGAGTGCATGTGACCTCTGGTGGGTTAATTAACATTAAGGTTTACCAGAGAACTTGGCTGGTTGAGTTGGGGGAGCATGCAGCTActtcagggttgtgggttcaagccaaacattgagtgtagagagtactaacaaaaaaaaaaccccaaaaaacaaaaaaacaaacaaacaaaaaaaaaacctttaaggtTTCCTCTCCTCATCTATAAGGAGGGATCCTAAGAAGTCCTCCTCACAGTCATAATAACCTGTTAGCTACTTCTATTCCTTATGATATTATAGCAATGGTCACAATGCCATTTGACTCTGGAGGATTCTAGGGTTCCTTCCAGCTTGGGGAGAAAAGCAAGAAGAGGCTGTGATGCTTGTCCATgccaggaaaggagaaggaggaagatcTCACCAGGGCAGGAAAGATGTACTTCTGGTCCTTCTCCTGAAGAAATACCAGCACGTCTGTCATCAGGAGCATGAGCACATCTGGCCGAGGGGACAAGTGGGAGAATGGTCAGCAGCAGAGGTCTGGGCAGCTGCCCGCCTCTTTTTCAGGGTCCAGGCGTAACCTGTCCTGCCCGTTCACGGCTCCTGAGGAGCCCCTTCCTGGCCTCTCTTCCCTCCAGGTGCTTCCTCTTACCTCTGTGGCCTCCACCTGCCCATTTTTACAGCTCAGAAATGCCAGGGGAAAAGATCTGTGTGCTACCAGACCAAAGAGCTTCTCGGCTAGAGAAGCTGCAGAGGGACACCCATGCATCTGAAGGAAACCCTCTTTGCCCAGCGGATGCCGATTTCTTAACCTGGGGCCTACAGACCCCTAGCATGTCCACTGCTGGGCTTTAAGGGCTCTGCAAACCTTCTGAAGTTGCAGAAGCAATTTTACATATTATTGTAACGCACACATGTGCTTTTCTGGGTGAAAGGGTCCAGAATTTTCATGAGAGTACAATGTATTCCCGCAGCGGGAGGGGCCACCCTTTCAATTCTGTGCCTAGCAACTGACATAAGAGCTTTTCGGCTGTCTGACCTAAAATCCCCTGGCCCCCCCGCAATGCCAGGGCTCAGGAGGCAGGAGACAGGCAGGCTTATCCACTCCTCCTGTCTTCTCAGACCCCAGAGGGGTCTGGCTGTCTTCTGCACCCCCTTCCAGCCGCTCCAATCCTGAGTCCCACACTTTAACTTGACAAAAGTCAAGTCCCTAAAACTCAGATGGCATAGCCAAGAAAACACAGGCTCACCCTTTGCCCTTGGATATCTCACTCAACTGTGGGCACACAGAGGGGAGGGCTTTCACTAAATGCTTCAGAAATAAAGCTCTCCAGCCCTGCTATTTTTAACCCCCATGGTTTATATTCTTAGTTGCTGTGTgggaggaacagaaaagagaaggggATGAAGGAAGGCGCCGGTAGGCACCGCCATCCCCAGCCTGTGAAGGGGGATTTCACAACAGGGACACAgcggggggggtggggacaggctcAGTCCCGGGGTACAGGCCTGCTGTAGCCAGCACTCCTCACACCCAAAGCAGGCTATTCCCTGTGTCTCAATTTAGGGAGGAAAGCTGCAGCCAGGGTGGTCTGGGGACAGGGGCTGTGACTCCCCACACACCCCCCCACTGCtcttttctctcatctccatGCTGCCTGTCCTTCTGTCCTGCCCATCCTTCCGTCTGTCCTGCCTGTCCTCTCTGTCCTCCTTGTCCTCCCTGTCCTTCTGTCTGTCCTGCCCATCCTCCCATCCTGCCTGTCCTTCTGTCCTGTccatcctcctcatcctccctgtCCTTCCATCTGTCCTGCTCATCCTTCCATGCTCCCGTCCTGCCTGTCTGCCACTGGGCCCTCTCTGGCTGTCTTCCTGAAGCACCTGCCTAATCTGCAGCCCAGCTAGCTGCCCCTCTCTTGCCCCCCGGTCCTGGagattctctgttttcctcatcaAAACTGATAGCTCTCTGGGCATGCATGCAAGGACCCAAGAAAGGGGCAGATCCTGACAAGGAGCCCCTGTGTGGcccatgaaatgaaatgaagaactgGGACTTTGCTGCAACAGAGACACACATTTCTCTCGCACTGGGCCCCCGGACAGTGTCTGTAGAATGTGGTCCTACAGGCTACCTGctggtccctccctctctctgactctgggCTCTTGCCTGGCCCGCCACACTGAACACTGACCTTTGAAGCGACCTGTCGCTGTCTTCCAGAGCAGGCAACCATCATGGATGAGCTTGCGCCGCAGAAGCTCCTCTCTGCCAAATGGGCCCTTGCTGGGCACTGGGGCCTGGGCCCGAGGGTCCATCCGGTGGTAGATCTCCTGTAGGCGAGCTCCCTTCTCCAGCTCATGCACGTCCTGGTCCACATTGGACAGGAGCTCCTTCACCAGCCCCAGTGCTGTGGTCAGGTCCTGGCGCTCCTCATCGGTCCCTGGTGTCCAGGGTCAGCATGAGGCACAGCGGGTCCGCTTCAGTCCCACCCCAGCTCCCGCAGAATCCCAATCCCATCTGTAGAGGCCGCCCCAGGCCCCACAGCTTACCTCATCCTTTCCCTGGGTTACCCTGAGAGCCCTCCCTGCACTCTCCCCGCCCTCCTTGTACTCTCCCCGGGCCTGCCCCCTCACCATGGGAATGCTGTAGGATCCGGTTGATGAGTACCGGGTACTTGGTGATGCGCTGGGTCACCAGCAGGATGCACTCCTGCACCCCATGACGCTTCAGCACAGCCGATCGGGTCACCTTCTAGAAGGGCAGAGTCAGGGCTCAGGGCCAGCCTGCGGACAGGGCCTGGCCACAGCAACGCTGGACTCGGACCATGCACTCCAGTGATGGCCCCAGTATGGCCATCTACCTCCCACTGGCTTAGGTGACTGCATGTGGGACCAGGGAGCACGATGCCATGACGAGGACTGAGCAGATAAAGTGGGGAGAAGCACTTGCTGTAACATCCCCCTCCACAGGGGTCGGGGAGCACCTGGTCTCCATGTGGCCGCAGCACTTGATGCCCCCCAGGAAAGGGGAGGCCGGGCACAGGCCGCCAGAGGAGGCTCTGTGCGTGAGTCCTGGAGAGGTGTGCTCACCCGGATGAACTGCTGGAACCTTTTGTCCCGGGCATACAGCTCCTTGTAAAGCTTTAAGGCCTTAGTGTGGCGGCTGCAGAACTCTGAGTAGGCCTTACGCATCCGCTCCGCGCTGGGACCTGAGAACTACACGTCGGGGAGCCAGCCTCAGTCAGCATGTTCCTCAAAGCCACGGCCTATCCCCTGGATGCCCTCTGTCCTCCGCCCTCCAGCTCTCGTGGCTGTGCCCCCCAGACTCTGCAGGTGACAGCACCCACTCTGATCACACCTCTGCCCCACCTGGCTGATGAGCAGGTCTGCCAGGCGATGGATGACGAAGTTCCGGGTGCTTCCAGGGCACAGGGCTTGGCGTCGGCGTTCTAGGAGCTGGCTGAGGAAGCGTGTGTGGATGTCACTGAGCTCATCCACGCAGGGGAACAGACCCTGGACCACTCCGGGCTCCAGCTGCAGCTCCTCTAGCATCCCCGTGCGGAAGAGGCGGGTCATGATCTTCAGCGTCCGCACATGGTGCAGCTCTGTCTGGATGAGCTCTGTGGGCACAACAGTTCATGTGGACCTCATCCTGTCTTGGCCACAACTGACTCGGCTGGGCCCTCAGGGCTCAGTGGGATTTCTAAAGTCGCTTCCAGGTTGACATTCTGCATTGTTatgatcttaaaaattttttctaatcGTTTTCTGTCTTTATGCTCTGCTACATCAAGCTGTGAGTCGTTTAGGGGGAAGAACCACATGTTCCCACATGTCCAGACTCCCACAGGCCCCAGTGTGGTGCCAGGCATGGTACAGGCCAGCAGCAAAGGCAGAGAACCCACTTGAAGGAAGGGGTGTAAAAATGGGGCCTGGAGACCCAGAACCCCAAAAGGCAGGGGCCTTATAGCTACTTGTGGgctgggggaagggtgggggggggcccaTGGACTAATGGGGTCAGGGGGCCTTTGGGCTAAGATGGTCAGGGGGGCCCACAGACTAACAGGGCCCATGGGTTAATGGTCTGGGGGGTGCGGGCTGGCAGAAGAAAGGCTACAGACAACAGGCCTGGGCGGTCTTCTTGGCTCACCGTAAATGACATCCTGCTGCTTCATCACCTCTTTCTTCTGCTGCTGCAGGAAGCTGCTGTCTACTGCCAAGCTCCATGAGTCGGCTGCAAAGTCCCTCTCATCTGTCTCAAAGTCACTCATGAGCTCACTGTAGATCACTTCTGCACCTGGACGCCAGTGGGCCAGACACTGAGCTCAACTCTCCCCATGGGGTTCCTGGCCCCTCGGGCCCCTCCCACActgcccc contains:
- the ARHGEF2 gene encoding rho guanine nucleotide exchange factor 2 isoform X24 → MKEAKDARYTNGHLFTTISVSGMTMCYACNKSITAKEALICPTCNVTIHNRCKDTLANCTKVKQKQQKAALLKNSTALQSVSLRSKTTPRERPSSAIYPSDSFRQSLLGSRRGRSSLSLAKSVSTTNIAGHFSDESPLGLRRILSQSTDSLNMRNRALSVESLIDEGAEVIYSELMSDFETDERDFAADSWSLAVDSSFLQQQKKEVMKQQDVIYELIQTELHHVRTLKIMTRLFRTGMLEELQLEPGVVQGLFPCVDELSDIHTRFLSQLLERRRQALCPGSTRNFVIHRLADLLISQFSGPSAERMRKAYSEFCSRHTKALKLYKELYARDKRFQQFIRKVTRSAVLKRHGVQECILLVTQRITKYPVLINRILQHSHGTDEERQDLTTALGLVKELLSNVDQDVHELEKGARLQEIYHRMDPRAQAPVPSKGPFGREELLRRKLIHDGCLLWKTATGRFKDVLMLLMTDVLVFLQEKDQKYIFPALDKPSVVSLQNLIVRDIANQEKGMFLISAAPPEMYEVHTASRDDRSTWIRVIQQSVRVCPSREDFPLIETEDEAYLRRIKMELQQKDKALVELLREKVGLFAEMTHFQVEEDSGGVALPALPRGLFRSESLECPRGERLLQDAIREVEGLKDLLVGPGVELLLTPRDPALLVDPDSGGSTSPGVTANGEARNFNGSIELCRTDSDSSQKDRNGNQLRAPQEEALQRLVNLYGLLHGLQAAVAQQDTLMEARFPEGPERREKLARANSRDGEAGRVGPAPVAPDKQATELALLQRQHALLQEELRRCRRLGEERATEAGNLEARLRESEQARALLEREAEEARRQLAILGQSEPPPAEAPWARRPLDPRRRSLPAGDALYLSFTPPQPSRGHDRLDLSVTIRSVHRPFEDRERQELGSPEERLQDSSDPDTGSEEEGGGRLSPPHSPRDFTRMQDIPEETESRDGEPMVSES
- the ARHGEF2 gene encoding rho guanine nucleotide exchange factor 2 isoform X19; translated protein: MKEAKDARYTNGHLFTTISVSGMTMCYACNKSITAKEALICPTCNVTIHNRCKDTLANCTKVKQKQQKAALLKNSTALQSVSLRSKTTPRERPSSAIYPSDSFRQSLLGSRRGRSSLSLAKSVSTTNIAGHFSDESPLGLRRILSQSTDSLNMRNRALSVESLIDEGAEVIYSELMSDFETDERDFAADSWSLAVDSSFLQQQKKEVMKQQDVIYELIQTELHHVRTLKIMTRLFRTGMLEELQLEPGVVQGLFPCVDELSDIHTRFLSQLLERRRQALCPGSTRNFVIHRLADLLISQFSGPSAERMRKAYSEFCSRHTKALKLYKELYARDKRFQQFIRKVTRSAVLKRHGVQECILLVTQRITKYPVLINRILQHSHGTDEERQDLTTALGLVKELLSNVDQDVHELEKGARLQEIYHRMDPRAQAPVPSKGPFGREELLRRKLIHDGCLLWKTATGRFKDVLMLLMTDVLVFLQEKDQKYIFPALDKPSVVSLQNLIVRDIANQEKGMFLISAAPPEMYEVHTASRDDRSTWIRVIQQSVRVCPSREDFPLIETEDEAYLRRIKMELQQKDKALVELLREKVGLFAEMTHFQVEEDSGGVALPALPRGLFRSESLECPRGERLLQDAIREVEGLKDLLVGPGVELLLTPRDPALLVDPDSGGSTSPGVTANGEARNFNGSIELCRTDSDSSQKDRNGNQLRAPQEEALQRLVNLYGLLHGLQAAVAQQDTLMEARFPEGPERREKLARANSRDGEAGRVGPAPVAPDKQATELALLQRQHALLQEELRRCRRLGEERATEAGNLEARLRESEQARALLEREAEEARRQLAILGQSEPPPAEAPWARRPLDPRRRSLPAGDALYLSFTPPQPPPDPPAELTPWPAAFPAGPSQPSRGHDRLDLSVTIRSVHRPFEDRERQELGSPEERLQDSSDPDTGSEEEGGGRLSPPHSPRDFTRMQDIPEETESRDGEPMVSES
- the ARHGEF2 gene encoding rho guanine nucleotide exchange factor 2 isoform X14 codes for the protein MSGHRRQPSRRGQNREKEKMKEAKDARYTNGHLFTTISVSGMTMCYACNKSITAKEALICPTCNVTIHNRCKDTLANCTKVKQKQQKAALLKNSTALQSVSLRSKTTPRERPSSAIYPSDSFRQSLLGSRRGRSSLSLAKSVSTTNIAGHFSDESPLGLRRILSQSTDSLNMRNRALSVESLIDEGAEVIYSELMSDFETDERDFAADSWSLAVDSSFLQQQKKEVMKQQDVIYELIQTELHHVRTLKIMTRLFRTGMLEELQLEPGVVQGLFPCVDELSDIHTRFLSQLLERRRQALCPGSTRNFVIHRLADLLISQFSGPSAERMRKAYSEFCSRHTKALKLYKELYARDKRFQQFIRKVTRSAVLKRHGVQECILLVTQRITKYPVLINRILQHSHGTDEERQDLTTALGLVKELLSNVDQDVHELEKGARLQEIYHRMDPRAQAPVPSKGPFGREELLRRKLIHDGCLLWKTATGRFKDVLMLLMTDVLVFLQEKDQKYIFPALDKPSVVSLQNLIVRDIANQEKGMFLISAAPPEMYEVHTASRDDRSTWIRVIQQSVRVCPSREDFPLIETEDEAYLRRIKMELQQKDKALVELLREKVGLFAEMTHFQVEEDSGGVALPALPRGLFRSESLECPRGERLLQDAIREVEGLKDLLVGPGVELLLTPRDPALLVDPDSGGSTSPGVTANGEARNFNGSIELCRTDSDSSQKDRNGNQLRAPQEEALQRLVNLYGLLHGLQAAVAQQDTLMEARFPEGPERREKLARANSRDGEAGRVGPAPVAPDKQATELALLQRQHALLQEELRRCRRLGEERATEAGNLEARLRESEQARALLEREAEEARRQLAILGQSEPPPAEAPWARRPLDPRRRSLPAGDALYLSFTPPQPPPDPPAELTPWPAAFPAGPSQPSRGHDRLDLSVTIRSVHRPFEDRERQELGSPEERLQDSSDPDTGSEEEGGGRLSPPHSPRDFTRMQDIPEETESRDGEPMVSES
- the ARHGEF2 gene encoding rho guanine nucleotide exchange factor 2 isoform X11 — its product is MSRIESLTRARTERSRELASKNREKEKMKEAKDARYTNGHLFTTISVSGMTMCYACNKSITAKEALICPTCNVTIHNRCKDTLANCTKVKQKQQKAALLKNSTALQSVSLRSKTTPRERPSSAIYPSDSFRQSLLGSRRGRSSLSLAKSVSTTNIAGHFSDESPLGLRRILSQSTDSLNMRNRALSVESLIDEGAEVIYSELMSDFETDERDFAADSWSLAVDSSFLQQQKKEVMKQQDVIYELIQTELHHVRTLKIMTRLFRTGMLEELQLEPGVVQGLFPCVDELSDIHTRFLSQLLERRRQALCPGSTRNFVIHRLADLLISQFSGPSAERMRKAYSEFCSRHTKALKLYKELYARDKRFQQFIRKVTRSAVLKRHGVQECILLVTQRITKYPVLINRILQHSHGTDEERQDLTTALGLVKELLSNVDQDVHELEKGARLQEIYHRMDPRAQAPVPSKGPFGREELLRRKLIHDGCLLWKTATGRFKDVLMLLMTDVLVFLQEKDQKYIFPALDKPSVVSLQNLIVRDIANQEKGMFLISAAPPEMYEVHTASRDDRSTWIRVIQQSVRVCPSREDFPLIETEDEAYLRRIKMELQQKDKALVELLREKVGLFAEMTHFQVEEDSGGVALPALPRGLFRSESLECPRGERLLQDAIREVEGLKDLLVGPGVELLLTPRDPALLVDPDSGGSTSPGVTANGEARNFNGSIELCRTDSDSSQKDRNGNQLRAPQEEALQRLVNLYGLLHGLQAAVAQQDTLMEARFPEGPERREKLARANSRDGEAGRVGPAPVAPDKQATELALLQRQHALLQEELRRCRRLGEERATEAGNLEARLRESEQARALLEREAEEARRQLAILGQSEPPPAEAPWARRPLDPRRRSLPAGDALYLSFTPPQPPPDPPAELTPWPAAFPAGPSQPSRGHDRLDLSVTIRSVHRPFEDRERQELGSPEERLQDSSDPDTGSEEEGGGRLSPPHSPRDFTRMQDIPEETESRDGEPMVSES